In Methanothermus fervidus DSM 2088, a single genomic region encodes these proteins:
- a CDS encoding NADH-ubiquinone oxidoreductase chain 49kDa (COGs: COG3261 Ni Fe-hydrogenase III large subunit~InterPro IPR018194: IPR001268: IPR001501: IPR001135~KEGG: tpe:Tpen_1071 NADH-ubiquinone oxidoreductase, chain 49kDa~PFAM: NADH-ubiquinone oxidoreductase chain 49kDa; nickel-dependent hydrogenase large subunit; NADH dehydrogenase (ubiquinone) 30 kDa subunit~SPTR: A1RZ40 NADH-ubiquinone oxidoreductase, chain 49kDa~PFAM: Respiratory-chain NADH dehydrogenase, 30 Kd subunit; Respiratory-chain NADH dehydrogenase, 49 Kd subunit; Nickel-dependent hydrogenase) yields MDNTVEVHPSEIKNMAEKTLRKYPHLITITPIHLDEELKIIYTFDDLKGNLKHVITYIPVNSPKIDSITDVTPAALVYEMETKDLFGIKFQNSYTSSKLILPDCYSDNLPAPLLKTTKLKSLREKLSNHCIQNGIIDVSTDAIKYEGESIVTVPFGPYHPALKEPEHFAIVLKGEKVVDVFPRIGYAHRGVEKLCETRPFHDVLYLVERVCGICSFAHSWAYTLAVEELTGIKAPRRAEYLRTIVAELERIHSHVMWIGLLGYWAGFETMFMWIWGIREKIMHLLELITGNRVNASFITIGGTVTDVSEEKLNEVKKVVKTFEDFAEELMDALFSYDPLVERMKKIGVYDSKKAIKYGATGPVIRATGVPNDIRKIEPYGAYEELPWDVVTKDGGDVFNVTTLRMYEVLESSRIIIEAIENIPSGNPTPKRFFSRRIKDGEAIGRVEAPRGELFDYVMAKNSKNPYRVRIRTPTFANLIFTSNLLKGSTLSDVPLILTTMDPCFACLDRSLELKKLFEKSEVATYIKQAWRNMHGL; encoded by the coding sequence TTGGATAATACTGTAGAAGTTCACCCATCAGAAATAAAAAATATGGCAGAAAAAACATTGAGGAAATATCCTCATTTAATAACTATAACACCCATACATTTAGATGAGGAGCTAAAAATTATTTATACATTTGATGATTTAAAAGGAAATTTAAAACATGTAATTACATATATACCTGTCAATTCTCCAAAAATAGATAGTATTACAGATGTAACTCCTGCAGCATTAGTATATGAGATGGAAACAAAGGATTTATTTGGAATAAAGTTCCAAAACTCTTATACATCTTCCAAACTAATTTTACCAGATTGTTATTCTGATAATTTACCTGCACCTTTACTCAAAACTACAAAATTAAAATCTTTAAGAGAAAAATTATCAAATCACTGTATTCAAAATGGAATAATTGATGTATCTACTGATGCAATAAAATATGAAGGTGAATCTATAGTAACAGTCCCATTTGGACCATATCATCCTGCATTGAAGGAACCAGAGCATTTTGCAATTGTTTTAAAAGGAGAAAAAGTTGTTGATGTATTTCCAAGGATTGGATATGCACATAGAGGAGTAGAAAAACTTTGTGAGACACGTCCCTTCCACGATGTTTTGTATTTGGTTGAAAGAGTATGTGGAATATGTAGTTTTGCTCATTCATGGGCATATACTCTCGCTGTAGAAGAACTTACTGGCATTAAAGCACCAAGAAGAGCAGAATATCTAAGGACAATAGTCGCTGAATTAGAAAGAATTCACAGCCATGTAATGTGGATTGGATTGCTAGGATATTGGGCAGGATTCGAAACAATGTTCATGTGGATATGGGGAATAAGAGAAAAAATAATGCATCTTTTAGAATTGATAACAGGGAATAGAGTCAATGCCTCTTTTATAACTATAGGAGGAACAGTGACAGATGTTTCAGAAGAAAAATTAAATGAAGTAAAAAAAGTTGTAAAGACATTTGAAGATTTTGCTGAGGAACTAATGGATGCTTTATTTTCATATGACCCTCTTGTTGAAAGAATGAAAAAAATTGGAGTTTATGATTCTAAAAAAGCTATTAAATATGGAGCAACAGGTCCAGTAATCAGGGCCACTGGTGTCCCTAATGACATACGAAAAATCGAACCATATGGTGCCTATGAAGAACTACCATGGGATGTAGTTACGAAGGATGGTGGAGATGTATTTAATGTAACAACTCTTAGAATGTACGAAGTTCTTGAATCCAGTAGAATAATTATAGAGGCTATAGAAAACATTCCTTCTGGAAATCCTACTCCAAAAAGATTTTTTTCTAGAAGAATAAAAGATGGAGAAGCAATAGGCCGTGTTGAAGCACCTAGGGGCGAATTATTTGATTATGTAATGGCAAAGAATTCTAAAAATCCATATAGGGTAAGAATAAGAACACCAACTTTTGCAAACTTGATTTTCACATCCAATCTGCTTAAAGGATCAACATTATCAGATGTACCTTTAATATTAACAACTATGGACCCTTGTTTCGCTTGTTTAGACAGATCTCTTGAACTTAAAAAATTATTTGAAAAAAGTGAAGTTGCCACCTATATAAAGCAGGCATGGAGGAACATGCATGGATTATAG